The Brachyspira sp. SAP_772 genome includes the window ATGACTTTCAGTTTTCATTATAAAATTGTCGAAAAACCACACTATAAACAAAGCAATCACAATGAATCCTATTCTCGATGATGTAGAAACTAATTTTGTAACATATGGAAAAGAAGATATTAATGCTGACATTGTGCCGTATATTTTTTTAAATAAAGTGTTAATAGAAGCCAAAGACAATACAAAGCATAAACCTATAAAAGGTATAATCATATAATAAGGAATATATCTAAATACAGTGCCAAATATTACAACACCTATAATATTTCCTATGAGATTAATTTTAAGATTAGCCTTAACATCTTCATAAAAAGGATACATCATTATATAAGAAAGTATAGGAAGCCAATAACCACGTACGGCTATTTTCTCTGGCAAAAAATATCTAATTGCAAAACTTACACACATTATAATGCCCATCTTTAAAGCAAATCTAAAATGGCATTTATTAATATTAAACTCTTTTTTTATTGTAGTAAATTTTAAATAAAACTCTTTTTCTATCTCTAAATCATCAGCCCTATTTTCAAACATATTATGTAGTATATTATCAAGCTTCCTTAATACATAAAGCCATTCATAATTTTTATTCTCATCACTAAGACTATAATTAAAAGTTTTTATTTGTTTTGTTATATAATTAAACTCTTCTTCTTTTTTAGTAATATCATTTTTTAAAAACTCTCTAATATTATCTAAAAGCTTATATAAATTGTAAAAATATTCAAAATCACTCTCTTTTAAATTATCAATATTTTTATATTCTTTTTTTATTAATAGATTAATCTCCTCTAAGAATAATACAAACTCAAAATCATTAATATTTTTATTACTCATAATAAAGTTTCTTTTTAATGAATCCATATATATAGAAGAAGTATATAAATTAATGGCAGGAAATAAATCATCTATTTTCTTCAACTCACATTTTTTATTACATAATAAAAGTAATTTTTTATTTACAATACCAATACATTTTGAAGCTAAATTATTGTTATTATTTTTAGTGATTATTTTGTTTAATGATAAAAATATAAATATAATAATTAAAGCAAAGGCAATAGACTCCATTCTAAGAGATATATTTTCTATTGGTATATTATAAGCTTGAAATATCACATAAGCAAAGCCATATATAAAATAACCTCTCGGGGCAAAATCATCAGATAATAAAAACACTATTAAAAAAGGCACCACAAAATTAAGTATTATTATTAGGAAAATATTCTGCTCTGCAATAGTAGCCAAAAATCCAAGTAAAAGTATTCTAAAAGCGACAAGAGGATAATTTGATACTGTAAAACTTTGACGCATTAATCCGCATATAAATATACTCACAACACCAATAGTAGAGTTCTCTCTTCCATATAGTTTTGCAGTTATAACAAGAATAAAAAGCCCCACCAAAACACTTGGAGTAAAGTCCACTACTCTTTTTAAAAATGATATAAATATTTCTTTTTGCTTTATATAAAAATCTTTAGAGACTAGACTTGAATTTATTATTTTATTCATAATAATTACTATAAATAAAAACAAAAAATAGTCAATAAGAAAATAAAATATAACTTAATTGAATTTTATATTGTAAATAGTATAATAATAGGCAATATTTATAATAGGCTTAACAATGAAATTAAATTATGCCCACACGTTATATGCGAGTTATAATGGATATATAACACAGGCTATAATAAATATTTTCCCCCCACTTATTTTTATAGTATTTCAAAAAGATTTTAATATATCACTTACTCAAATAGGTTTATTATCTTCTTTCAATTTTGCAATGCAAATGATAATTGACTTTTTAGCTATTAAGTTTATAGATAAAATAGGATATAGAATACCAATAATTTTAGCACATATATTTTCTGCTTTAGGATTAATATTACTTGGCATACTTCCTTTTTTTATTAATCCATATATTGCTATATTAATATCTTTTTTTATCAATGCTATAGGTGGAGGCTTAATAGAAGTTTTAATAAGTCCAATAGTGGAAGCACTCCCAGAAAATAAAAAAACTAAAGCTATGAACATACTTCATTCTTTTTATTGTTGGGGTTCTATGGGTGTTATAATATTTTCTACAATATATTTTAATTTATTTGGAATAGAAAATTGGAAATACTTATCTATTATTTGGGCAATAGTTCCTTTAGTGAATATATTTTTGTTTGCTAATGTGCCTATAAATATTTTGATTACCCATGAAGATAATAAAAACGCTGATAATACGGTTTCTATAAGAAAATTATTATCTGTAAAAATAGTATTAGTTTTTGTTTTGCTTATGATATGTGCAGGGGCTTCTGAACAAACTATTTCTCAGTGGGTATCATTATTTGCCGAGCTTGGGCTTAACGTTAATAAAAGTTTTGGGGATATATTTGGGGCGAGTATGTTTGCTTTTTGTATGGGAATAGTTAGGCTTATTTATGGATTTAAATCTGAACAAATAAACATAAAAAAGGCTCTTATTATAGCTTCTATATTTTGCTTTGTTGGATATATTATAATAGTGTTTAGCCCTTATGCTTTAATATCATTAATAGGCTGTGCTTTAGTTGGTCTTTCTGTATCTATAATGTGGCCTTCTGTATTTAGCTTGGCATCAAAAACTTATAGTAAAGGCGGCACTGCAATGTTTGCTTTGCTTGCTTTGGCTGGAGATGTTGGCTGTGCTATTGGGCCCGGCATTGTAGGGTTTGTTTCTAATAATAAAAAAATAATCAATATATTTAATAATATTCTTTTAGACAATAACATTATGCAAATAGGTTTAAAGGCAGGCATATTCTTTGCGGTAATATTTCCTATTATAATGTTTATAACTTTAATATTTTTTAGAAGAAAAGAAGATTAATCTTTTACAACTTCATCTATTAACTTAAACAAATCATTTTTATTTTCGCATTTCATAAACTCAATTTTTTTATCCATTCTAAAGCCAGTGAGATATTTCATAATAAATTTACGCATAAAATGTATACCGCTCACCTCTCCATAAAGATCACAGCAACCGTTTATATGCTCAATTAAAACCTCTTTTAAATTTCTAGTATCATCATTATTATACTCAGAGTTATCATCAAATATAGTATTTAATTCTCTAAACACCCAAGGATTACCAATAGCAGCCCTTCCTACCATAATGCCATCAACTTTAGATATCTCAAAAGCCCTTTTAGCATCTTCTTTTGTTTTTATGTCCCCATTCCCAATTAATATATAATTATCTCCCAAAGCTTCTTTTACCTTAGCAATAGCCTCCCAATCTGCAACTCCTCTATATAAGTCGCTTGCATACCTTCCATGAAGTGTGAGAAATACTGCCCCATTCTCTTTTAAAGCTAAAGCCCTCTCAATTTCACCGCCCTCGCCTCTCTGAAAACCTAATCTTATCTTTACACTAACAGGCAAAGGAGAAACACTTTTTACAGTATTGAGTATAGAAACCATCTTGTCTGTATCTGATAAAAGCCCAGCCCCTCCATTGTTTCGTACAACCTTTTTTGTAGGGCATCCCATATTAATATCTATAAACGAAAAACCAGATAAATCTGTAAGCTCTATCGCCTTCTTAAAATCATCTTCTTTACTTCCAAATATTTGCAAAGATATAGGATATTCATCTTCTTTATGTTCCATATATCTATAAGTCTTTTTTATCATTCTAGCCAAAGCAGCAGCACTCACTAATTCTGTAACAAGAAGCCCTGCACCAAATCTTCTTGAAAGCCTTCTAAATACATAATCTGTATAGCCTGCCATCGGTGCTAAAAAAAATCTTGAAGGAATTTCTACATTTTCTATTGTTATTTTTCTATTCATAAAACTCAAACCTTATTTCAAGTTAAAGAATTATATACAATTAATAAAAAACTTCAATAAAAAATATGGAATTATAGTGCTAAAATAGTATATAAAAAATTGATTTAATATATTTTTATGTTAAAATATATTGCTATGAATAGAAACTTTAATATAGAAATTTTTGATAATATAATTATTTTAAAAGAACTTGCTAAAACTTGGCATGTGTTCTTGAATTTTAGAATATGCTGTATATCTTTAAAAAACTCTGAATATTTACTTAGTATACTATCTTCTATAGTAGATAAGAATTATAGTTATAAAAATATAGAAGCTCTATCAAACAACATGATAAAAGAATACAATTCAAAACATGCAGATTTTTATCTTATAAACAAATACATAAATAAAGATTATAACAATAAAGTTTTATCAGAAATAGTAAGTTCTATCGAAGGAAAGGAAGTATATATAACAGAAGAGTATAACAAGGATATTGAATATTTAGATAATTTAGATTTAGACCCAATATTAAAATTACTTGTATTTCAGAGAATATCATATGAGTATTTGAAAGATTATAAAAATTGCGTAAATATATTTAAGATAATATTTAATTTATACTGTAAAAGAATAAAATTATTGGATAATCCTATATTATATCCAGATGCTTTTTTTCAAATTAATATAGTTGATAATTTTAATAATGAATCTGTTATAATATATTTAAAATTTTTAAGAGATATTTGTTTGTATGGTATGGAGACTATCAATTTCGTATATCATAATTTAAATATATTAAAAAGCAAATTAGACAAAGATAAAAAATTTAAAAGCATTTTAAAAACAAAAACTTTCTTTATAATTTTCATGACTCCATATATGAAGATAGTAGATTTGATGGGATTATTTAAATGGAAAAGAGATAAAGCAGCAAGGTTATTATTAAAACTAAAACATGAAGGATTATTCATTGAATTAAAAGTGAAAAAAGAAAAACTTTATATAAATAAATATCTTATAGACTTATTTGCTAAGGGCAAGCATAATAAACCTGATGACTTTTTATCTAAAAAAACAGTAACTACAAAAATTAAGGAGAGCTAAAAAATGAAATATTTTCAATTTGACAGCAACTTTTTGCATAGTGTTTTGGAAGAGGCTTTAAAAAATGGAGGCGAGTATGCTGATTTATTTTTTGAAGACACTAAAATTAATAATATAAGTTATTTAGATAAAAAAGTTGATGATATGAGTCTTGGCAACAATTATGGTGTAGGGCTTAGGGTTATAGTTGATAAGAAGACAATATATTTATATTCTAATGACACAACTAACGATAGTTTAATTAATTTAGCAAGAAGTGTATCTTCTATTGTAAAAAATAAAAAACATATAGTAAAAGATTTTATAAAGTCGGAAGAAAAAGATAATCACCCTGTTCATATTAATCCTTTTGATGTTAATTTTGATGAAAAAATAGAAACTCTTGCATATTTGGATAAAACAGCAAGAAAAGTATCAGACAAAATAAAACAGGTAAGTGCGAGGTATATGGAAAAAGAGAGAAATATTTTAGTATGTACAAGTAACGGCATATTAAAAGAAGACTCTCAAACTTATATAAGATTAGTGATGATGTCTATGGCTTCAGACGGCACTAACACACAAACTTCAAGCAGGACAAAAGGAGCATTAGATGGCTTTCAGGTGATAAGAGATATTAACTTGGAGAATATGGCAATAGAGACTGCTAACTCTGCAATAAAAATGCTTGATTCAGAATATCCAAAATCTGGAAAGTATCCTGTTGTAATAGACAATGCTTTTGGCGGTGTAATATTCCATGAGGCTTGCGGGCATGCTTTAGAGGCTACTTCTGTTGCTGATAATGCTAGCGTATTTTGTAATAAATTAGGAGAGAAAATAGCTTCTGATGTTGTTACTGCTATAGATGATGGTACTATAAAAAATGCTTGGGGAAGTTATAATATTGATGATGAAGGCAATGATGCACAAAGAACTGTTTTAATAGAAAATGGAATACTTAAAAGCTATTTGGTTGATGAGCTTGGTTCTATAAAGATGAATCAAAAAGTTACAGGAAGTGCTAGAAGAGAAAGCTACAAATATGCACCTACTTCAAGAATGAGAAACACTTTTATTGATAAAGGAAACTCCACTTTCGAAGAGCTTATATCTGGCATAGAGTACGGACTTTATGCTAAAAAGATGGGAGGAGGTTCTGTGGACCCTGCTACTACAGATTATAACTTTGCTGTATCTGAAGGCTATTTAATAGAAAATGGTAAAATCACTAAGCCTATAAGAGGTGCTACGCTTATAGGAAGAGGAGATGAAACTCTCATGAATATAGAAGTAGTGTCATCAAATTTAGAATTAGCTGACGGAATATGCGGAAGTATTTCTGGAAGTGTGCCTACTAC containing:
- a CDS encoding tRNA-dihydrouridine synthase, translating into MNRKITIENVEIPSRFFLAPMAGYTDYVFRRLSRRFGAGLLVTELVSAAALARMIKKTYRYMEHKEDEYPISLQIFGSKEDDFKKAIELTDLSGFSFIDINMGCPTKKVVRNNGGAGLLSDTDKMVSILNTVKSVSPLPVSVKIRLGFQRGEGGEIERALALKENGAVFLTLHGRYASDLYRGVADWEAIAKVKEALGDNYILIGNGDIKTKEDAKRAFEISKVDGIMVGRAAIGNPWVFRELNTIFDDNSEYNNDDTRNLKEVLIEHINGCCDLYGEVSGIHFMRKFIMKYLTGFRMDKKIEFMKCENKNDLFKLIDEVVKD
- a CDS encoding sugar MFS transporter; this encodes MKLNYAHTLYASYNGYITQAIINIFPPLIFIVFQKDFNISLTQIGLLSSFNFAMQMIIDFLAIKFIDKIGYRIPIILAHIFSALGLILLGILPFFINPYIAILISFFINAIGGGLIEVLISPIVEALPENKKTKAMNILHSFYCWGSMGVIIFSTIYFNLFGIENWKYLSIIWAIVPLVNIFLFANVPINILITHEDNKNADNTVSIRKLLSVKIVLVFVLLMICAGASEQTISQWVSLFAELGLNVNKSFGDIFGASMFAFCMGIVRLIYGFKSEQINIKKALIIASIFCFVGYIIIVFSPYALISLIGCALVGLSVSIMWPSVFSLASKTYSKGGTAMFALLALAGDVGCAIGPGIVGFVSNNKKIINIFNNILLDNNIMQIGLKAGIFFAVIFPIIMFITLIFFRRKED
- a CDS encoding TldD/PmbA family protein, which encodes MKYFQFDSNFLHSVLEEALKNGGEYADLFFEDTKINNISYLDKKVDDMSLGNNYGVGLRVIVDKKTIYLYSNDTTNDSLINLARSVSSIVKNKKHIVKDFIKSEEKDNHPVHINPFDVNFDEKIETLAYLDKTARKVSDKIKQVSARYMEKERNILVCTSNGILKEDSQTYIRLVMMSMASDGTNTQTSSRTKGALDGFQVIRDINLENMAIETANSAIKMLDSEYPKSGKYPVVIDNAFGGVIFHEACGHALEATSVADNASVFCNKLGEKIASDVVTAIDDGTIKNAWGSYNIDDEGNDAQRTVLIENGILKSYLVDELGSIKMNQKVTGSARRESYKYAPTSRMRNTFIDKGNSTFEELISGIEYGLYAKKMGGGSVDPATTDYNFAVSEGYLIENGKITKPIRGATLIGRGDETLMNIEVVSSNLELADGICGSISGSVPTTVGQPAIRVKELTVGGR
- a CDS encoding FUSC family protein, yielding MNKIINSSLVSKDFYIKQKEIFISFLKRVVDFTPSVLVGLFILVITAKLYGRENSTIGVVSIFICGLMRQSFTVSNYPLVAFRILLLGFLATIAEQNIFLIIILNFVVPFLIVFLLSDDFAPRGYFIYGFAYVIFQAYNIPIENISLRMESIAFALIIIFIFLSLNKIITKNNNNNLASKCIGIVNKKLLLLCNKKCELKKIDDLFPAINLYTSSIYMDSLKRNFIMSNKNINDFEFVLFLEEINLLIKKEYKNIDNLKESDFEYFYNLYKLLDNIREFLKNDITKKEEEFNYITKQIKTFNYSLSDENKNYEWLYVLRKLDNILHNMFENRADDLEIEKEFYLKFTTIKKEFNINKCHFRFALKMGIIMCVSFAIRYFLPEKIAVRGYWLPILSYIMMYPFYEDVKANLKINLIGNIIGVVIFGTVFRYIPYYMIIPFIGLCFVLSLASINTLFKKIYGTMSALISSFPYVTKLVSTSSRIGFIVIALFIVWFFDNFIMKTESHKGMVDKISELIEIDTIIINQMKRIINSGTTSSYLYEILLKAYMIKNNIIIHEKNQTKYKGTPITDSLIEANRTFIVEAEQLIYLLKKYNRKEDKNNMLMFIENISFILEHIAKLFKNEIDDFNSKDLKEPIKTDSYIFYRLQNCFDSINSINSSIKDNMNNLF